CACCTTCTGGGGTTGGAGTTGTCAGAGAGCGAACGGTGTCTACTACCGCATTTGCTGCAGAAGCTGCCGAAGAAGATCCACGAGCTGCAATGATTGCTGCACCCCGTTTTTGGACGACTGGAATAAAGGTATCTTGTAGCCAGGCTTCATCGCCGATCACCTCAGCTGCGCCGGTACCATTGATCTTGGCATTATAGAAATCCGGATACTGCGTCGCCGAGTGGTTGCCCCAGATAGTCATATTTGAAACGGCGGTGACATTGACTCCCGCCTTTTGGGCGAGCTGAGTTTTGGCGCGGTTTTCGTCTAGACGTGTCATGGCAAACCAGCGATTAGTTGGCACGTCCTTGGCGTTGTTCATGGCAATGAGGCAATTTGTATTACACGGATTACCAACAACCAGAGTGCGTACATCAGAAGCTGCATTATTTTGGATCGCTTGTCCTTGGCCTGTAAAGATGCCTCCGTTGATATTTAACAGATCACCACGTTCCATACCTGGGCCGCGAGGAACACTTCCTACTAGTAGGCACCAGTTTGCTCCGGCGAATCCTTTTTCTGGGCTCAAGGCTGGCTTGATGTCTTTTAGAAGGGGGAACGCGCAGTCGTTCAACTCCATCATTACTCCCTCGAGAGCTTTTTCAGCTTGAGGGATTTCAACCAAGTTTAGAGCAACTGGCTGATCTGCACCAAACATGGATCCGGATGCGATTCTGAAAAGAAGGGAGTAGCCGATTTGTCCGGCCGCTCCAGTAACTGCAACGCGAATGGGTGAGTTCATAGTAATAGTTTTATAGAAGTGGTTATAGAATTATAAGCTGAAGAATCTCTGGCTAATTGCAAGAAATCGGACCAATTAACTGAAACGAGGTGCCAAGCTCGCGTGGAGTTTCGCCAAAGATTCGACAGTGGTTTCCCAATCGATACAGGCATCTGTTATGGATACACCGTGTTGAAGGTCTTCTTTCGGTTGAGGAAATTTTTGATTTCCAGCATTGAGGTTACTTTCGATCATTAGACCTATGATTGAATGATTTCCCTGCTGAATTTGTTCAATGACCGAGTCCACGATTTTGGGTTGATTCTCATGGTTCTTCGCACTGTTGGCGTGGGACGCGTCTACCATGATGGCTTCTTTCAATCCCGCTTTCTGCAAGTCACCTTCATATTTGGAAATATACTCAGCTTCATAGTTTGGCCCAGTTGTTCCGCCGCGTACTACCAGGTGACAGTTCTTATTCCCGCGCGTAGTTACTGCGGACGAGATACCATCTTGGTTAATACCTAAGAAGGTTTGTTCGCCACTGGCTGCCTTAATGGCATTGATGGCAGCAGTCATCGACCCGTCGATACTGTTTTTAAATCCTAAAGGCATGGAGAGACCTGATGCCATTTGCCGGTGAGTTTGGGACTCGGTGGTTCGGGCTCCGATGGCAGACCAGGAGATCAAGTCACTGATATACTGCGGTGTAATGGGATCGAGAAGTTCTGTGGCCGTTGGAACTTCCATCTCGATGAGCTTTGAAAGAAACGAACGTGCCGTTTCCAGTCCCTTTTCAAGATCGCACGAGCCATCTAAATCTGGATCCATGATCAGGCCCTTCCAACCAAGAGAAGTTCTTGGTTTTTCAAAATAGGCGCGCATGACAATGCAGAGACGATCTGAGAGCTCATTAGCAAGGCTCTTCAAACGTGACGCATATTCGATTCCGGCATCTACATCGTGGATAGAGCAGGGGCCGACAACCACCAGGAGTCGTGAGTCATCACCAAAAATGATGTGCTCTATTTCTTCCCGTGATTTAGATACAAATTGTGCCTGATCTTCGGACTTGGGCACTCGATCACGTAACTGCCCTGGGCTGGGAAGTGAAATCGTGCTAAGGACGTTAACGTCAGTAACTTGCGTGTGGTTTGAAACTGGTAGCGATTCTGAGCTCATGGGATTCTTCGGTCTGATGCCGTTCCTGGAAAAATAAAAGGAAGGTTACATACCTGATTCCCGAGGAGTTCCAGCTAAAAAACGCGGATCAGGTGTTCCTTTTCGGTTATCATATAGGGGGCGTCGGGGTAGGGCGGTCATAGGATGGTTTGAGCTAAGCTTAAGCTCATAACGGGGAACCTGGAATCCGAAATTAGCTGAGATAAAGTCCCTCCAAACCACTGGCATTGGATTCCTAAATACCTCGTCTCTGCCATTTAGGCATAAAAAAAGGCAGGATGCCTACCCCTAAGCATCCTGCCATATTCTTCTTCTCAATCAGTTACCCCAAGTCTCCTTATTCAGGAGATGGTGAATTTGAAGATTGCTTTTTTAGCAACAAAGTCAAGTAGGGATTTATAAAAAATGAAATATTTTTCAGAAGCCAGCAATTTAGGAGGTTTTTGAGTATCCTTTAGGATGAGAATAGGTGAATTTCAGAAGCAATGGGCTGTTTACTGCACTCATTATTGTGTCTGACCAAGGATGTTTACAAATTCTACAATCCTGCAAGAAGCCGAATATATAAGGCTTTGGATAATGAAGAGTGAAATCTGCAAGAACTGATTCTCGGTAAATTCGAGATATGCGTACAAAAAAAGGCAGGTTGCCTACCCCTAAGCAACCTGCCATGTTCTTCTTCTTAATCAGTTACCCCAAGTCTCCTTATTCAGGAGATTGTTCTTATGAAGGTTGCTAAATTAGCAACACATGTCAACTGTTATTCTAACTTTTTATTTACGCTAAATGTTACCTGAATTGACCACCAATGGTTACCACGTTTTTCATCCGTTTTCCTGGGTTTTGGCCGAGGGAGAGGACGCTCACGAATTCTTGCAAAGTCAGTTCAGTAATGACCTTTCTGGACTTGAGATAGGAGCTGCTTGCTATGGACTCTGGCTGGATCAAAAAGGCAAAGTTCATGGAGACAGCCAGATTATCCGAGACGGTGAGGAGCGCTTTTATATTTTCAGCTACTTCACCAAAGCGGATGATCTGATTGAAAAGTTGGAAACATTTATCGTAGCGGATGATGTTGAGCTCGAGAATTTGGGATCCGATGTAACTGGAGTTTCGTTGTTGGGATCCTCAATTGAGGAACTTGACGCATTAGATCCTGGTTCAATCTCGGAAATGGACCTGATTCGCCTCCCTGGAAGAAGAAGCTCACGACCTTCGTCGGATATCGTTTTGCCAAAGGAGAATTTGCAAAAACTGATCGATTTGATTCAGCGGGGATGTTCGGTTTCCGAATTGGATGAATCGATGATGGAAGGAGAAAGGATTCTTCATCGTATTCCGCGAGTTCCTAACGACATAGGGCCAAATGAATTGCCACAGGAAGGACGATTGGAAAATGAAGGGGTGAGTTTCACTAAAGGCTGTTATTTAGGGCAGGAAGTCATGTCGCGACTTCACTCGATGGGACAAGTTAGAAGATTGGTACAATTAATTGAATCGGCGGATGCTATACCGTCTGGAGATTTTCTATATCATAAAGGGAAGAAAGTAGGGGTAGCCAAAACTTCTTTTGAGTTTGAAGAGCGTTTTTTCGGGTTGGCATTGGTAGCCAATATTGTGCCCGATCAATCTACGCTTCAGTTTGGTGATGGAAATGCTTCCGTGAAGGTTTATCACGCTGATGCCAATCATGGATAAAACCGAGGAGCAACTTATCGATTTCTTCAGAAGTTCTGGGGCGAATGAAGCTCAATCGAAGGTCATGGCCAAGCAAATGATCAAGCGAGCGGCTCAGTTGTCTGAGGAGCGAGGTTGGTCTGATGTGGAGGCCATGCAGCATCTTTTAAAACTCTTCGTAGAGGCTCAGCAGGGCTAGTTCATTTTCGCTTTCTTCCAAATCACCCGGAAGTCCTTTATTTATTAGGTTTTTGGAGTGATTTATGGGTTGACGGTGGAAAATTAATCACCTTCGTTAATCTGCTTTATACCTTAATCCTGGGGCTTTGAAAGGCTGCCTGTTGCAGCTCTGAGAAGTTCCTAATTATCAAAAGCCAAAATACCAAAAATATAAGCCTGGATGAATAAAGCTGAACTTATTCTCAACGTCCAAAAAAGCCTCGGCGGGGACACATCAAAAGCACAAGCAGAAAGAGCTATCGACGCAGTTCTTGACGCAGTAAAAGCTGGCATCAAGTCAGCTGGCAAAGAGGTGAAAATGAAGGGCGACGCTTCTAGCGCCGTTGCTGTTCAACTCGTTGGCTTCGGAACTTTTTCCGTAGCTCGTCGCAATGCCCGTTCTGGTGTAAACCCAGCCACTGGCGAAAAGATCAAAATTAAAGCCTCTAAAGGCGTGAAGTTCAAGCCAGGCGCAGGTCTCAAAGGACTCCTGTAATTGGATTTTAATTACTTCTATAAGAACCCGTGGCGATTTCATCGTTACGGGTTTTTTTTATTTCAAAACTTCCATGCCTCCTAATACTGGCCGCATGATTGATCAGGTCCGCGAACTATTTAGAACGAGCTTTGGAGAGGAGCCTACTGTGATTGCTCGTGCTCCAGGTCGTATTGAGTTTGTAGGTAACCATACCGATTACAACGGAGGCGATGTACTGGGGGTTGCAGTAGAACAGGGGATTGTTCTGGCCGTGCGCAAACGTACTGATCGATTGGTAAAAGGAGTGAGCCACAGTATAGAGACGGCCTTTGAATATTCGTTGGATAATCTTGAAACGCGGCCTAAAGAATCCAGCTGGTCGCGTTATCCCTTGGGAGTTGTGTGGGCAATTCAGGAGCATGGGCTCAAGTTCGAGCAGGGATTTGATTTTGCAGTCATATCCAATGTCCCCAGTGGAGCGGGAATGAGTAGTAGTGCTGCGCTGGAACTCGCCACTGCCTATGCTGTTCTTGAAGAATCTATTCACGAATTCTCACGAAAAGATATTGTTAGAATATGTAGGTATGCAGAAAATCATTACGTGGGTGTTCCTTGTGGGATTCTTGATCAAGGGGTTTCAGGATTCGGAAAGAAAGATCACTTGGTCTTTATTGATTGTAAGAATGAGTCCTTTGAGAATGTACCCATTCCACCGAATACTCACTTCTGGATCTTTAATACCGATGTGAAGCACAGTTTAATTGATTCACTTTATTCCGAACGTTTTTCAGAGTGCGGCGAAGGCTTCGAGGTCGCCAAGAGTTTACACCCTAATATCGAATGTTTGGTCGATTATCCGCTCAATGAACTAGATTCACTCGGGGAGCACTTGGGGAGTAACCCGTATCGTCGGGTAAATCATGTGCTGAATGAAAATCAGCGAGTAAAAGATGTTGTGAAGCTATTGGGTGAGCCTGAAGTAGACCTACATGTCACGGGCAGGTTCTTATTTGATTCGCATGCTAGCTCACGAGACCTCTTTAGAAATAGCACGGAAGAGTTGGATTATTTGGTATCTCTATTAGAAGGCTACGATCAAGTCTTCGGAGCTCGTCTGACAGGTGGTGGTTTTGGGGGAGCTGTTATGGCTTGGACCTCGGCAGGTTTTTCAGAAACCGATGCGAATGCGGTAAGCTGTAAGTATGAGCGGCGGTTTGGTCATCCTGCCCGCATCATACATTGCGAGAGTGGTGATGGCGCCCATATTACCTGGAAGGAATCGAGTCCCTAGCATTTTCTTTTCGTGACCAGGTGCGGTATCTTATGAAGATACTTTTTTCGACCTGCAGCGGGCAATTGATTCTAGAACTGGAAACTTATTCGGGGAAATGGCTTAAGTTGTTTCCTGTCCGTCGGGACCTGAAAATACTACTGAGTCAAAACCCAGCTGAATTGCCCAAAGTAATCATCCACCATGGGTCCTAGGTAGAGGTAGTAAAGAAGGCTTCCTGCGGCCAACATCGGTCCAAACGGGATCTCTCTCCCAATCATGCCTTCGTCATCCTCACTCGTTTTCTTCTTAGGAGTTACCAGCTTGATAAGCTGAATGATCATGATTGCGATAGTGCCCAGAACGGCTCCTCCAAAGAGACCGAAGATGGCACCTTGCCAACCGCAAAAGGCACCTATGGCTCCCATAAGTTTTACGTCTCCAAAGCCTAAGGCTTCTTTTTTTAGTACCAGCTCCGCAAGGATCATTATCCAAAGAATGATCGCTGATCCTATCAGTGCACCTTGGATGGCAGTAAACGCCCCCTGGATACCTGCTAGAAGGGCGTGTTCTGTTTGGATATGGTGTATGCTTGGTACGAGGGCAGATAAAATGATCCCGATAATAAGGCCACCGATAGAAAAACGATTGGGAATGATCATATGGTCCAGATCGATGAATGTGGTCGCAACCAATATTGAGATCCAAACCATACCCGCGATAGCTGCTGGAGCTGGTAGTAACAGCCAGGATGCTAGAAACAGCACCCCCGTCAGAAATTCTATGGCTGGGTAACGAATGCTGAAAGGGGCACCACAGCACGCAGCTTTTCCCCTTAGAACTATCCAAGCCAAGATGGGGACGTTTCTATGAAATGGAATCGGAGTGCCACAAGCTCCACACCTTGAAGGTGGGTGGGCGATAGAAAGTCCTTCGGGTATCCGATAAATACATACGTTTAAAAAACTGCCGATGCAGGCGCCCAGACCAAAGCTGAGGATGGGGAAGAACCAGGGAGCTATAGATTCAATCGAGTCAATGTATTCCTGCATGGATTAAGTTGGGTTAAGTCCGGCCCTGGCGGCGTCGAACATTGTCTTGGCGGATGGGTTTTTTTGAGTCCAGATACTAAGGGATCTTTCGCCTTGATAAGCAAGCATACCCAGCCCATTTGTTGCCTGCATTCCTAGAGATTCAGCTTCTTTTAACAAAGCTGTCCTGGCTGGATTGTAAATCATATCGAAGACCAACGTCGAAGCGGGCAAATTACTTAGATCAGCAGGGGTAGGGTCTTCTGGCTTCAGTCCCAAAGAAGTAGCGTTTATGATCAGGAGTTTGTCTGAAGTGTTTGGCAAGGGTTCACTCAGTTTACAGGTATCTACCGTGGGGCGTTTTCTTAACTTATTGAGGACGCCTTTAATGCTATCAAGTCTCACAATGGTACGATTGGCCAAGGTGAGTGATTGGACTCCGGCTTTTGCACAAGCGATGGCAGCCGCGCGTGCGGCCCCTCCTGCACCGAGCAGAATGACGTCCCTGTCTTGTAACCGAATTTCGAATTCATTCTCAATGGCGGAGGTCATGCCGTAGAGATCGGTGTTATAACCGGTGTATCCATCCGGGGTCCACAACAGCGTATTGCAGGCTTCGGTGAGTTCCACTTCGGATTCGCCGATATTCACCCATTGGGCTGCAAGTATCTTGTGTGGCACTGTTAAATTCAGACCACGGAATCCTTTTTCATAGAACTGCTTGATGGCTGATGCGAGATTATCGGGTGAGACATCAAACTTATAGTAGGTCCAATCAGAGAAAGACGGATTGCTTTTGCTGAGCTCTTCTAATGCTGCGTTGTGCATGGGAGGGCTCAGCGAATGTTTTACCGGATGTCCAAGGACTGCCAAGGAAGTGCCGCTCTTGGGCCATCTTTCCAAGTCTTCTATCGCGTAGAGTTTGCTGCTAGATAGATCGTTTTTCAAAATGAGCTTCAAACTCCGTCACAAACGATTGATACAGGTCGGCTTTGTCGTCTTCGAAAAGCAAGCGATACTGGTGAGCCAGGTTGCGGCAGCATCTGCAAAGGACCGTTCCCACGGGACAAGGCCCGAAATGCCCGAGGTCTGCTTCCAATTCGTTTACATCTAAGAAGCGTAATAGATCTTCGAGTGACCTGAAGACTCCGTTTTCAAATACATCAATAAAGAACGGTTCCACTTCCAGATAACAACCGACCATAAAGCGTCCCGGTATGGCGACGGGTTCCAGTTCTAGTTCCAAACGACGAGCGACCATCAGGTAAACGATGGAAAGGCTAATCGGTAGTCCCTTGCGCGTTTCAAAAAGCGTGTGGATAAAGGTGTTATCTGGGTTATCAAAATCTGATCGGTTCCCTGTAAAACCATACTCGTGGAAAATGACTCGGTTGAGAATGCGGCAACGATCTCTTGGGCCCAGGGGAGAGGTAAATAGTGTCTGGCAACGAAGTGTCATTTCGTCCAATCGCTCCATAAAGTCCGTGATCTTAATCTCAGGATCTTCAGTTCGACTAAGTAAAAAATACCCGGACTCCAGCTCGTAATTCATCGACTTGATGAAGCGGCTGAACATATTATTGGGCGAATCCTTATCCAGAGTCTCCAGAACTGCGATGGCATGCTTTCTCAGCTCGAGATCACTGCCTTTGCAGAGTTCGTTCAGAAATGCACGGCCCGCCGTTCCGTGGGAAACCAGTTCATCAATTAAGGCATTCCGCACCGAAGGTGATGGGTCATCTAAAAGGCCCGCAATTGCTTTTAAACGGGCAGCAGTATCCGTTGGGATGGGCACTGTGTAAGTTGGGTAAAAGGATTAAAAACTGTCTCCACAATTCGCTTTGTAGAGGAAAAGTCAAACCGGCCTTTGCCCAAATAACGCTGACCCGACTCGAATGCAGGTACTCCCGGCTGCGATAGCGGCTTCCAGATCTCCAGACATTCCCATCGAAAGTTCCGGTAGCGGTTTGCCTGTTTTCTCTGAGAGTTGGTCTCGAAGCTTCCGTAGATTTTCGAATGCGGCTGTTGCCCTTTCCAGGGTGGCAGGAAGGGGAGCGATGGTCATTAAGCCCTCTATCTTGAGAGCCCCCATATTGAGGATTTGCTCTAAGGCTCCCTCGGTTTCAGCCGTATTGAAGCCGAATTTGCCAGGATCTTCTCCGGTATTGACCTGCAGGAGAATCGGGAGCTCCTTGCCGATTTCCTCTGAAAAACGATTGAGCCTCCGTGCCAGTTTGACGGAATCGACACTTTGAATCGCGTCGAAGTGCTGTACGGCTAATTGAGCTTTGTTAGATTGTAAGTGGCCGATGAGTTCCCAACGAGCATCGAAAGTGGCCCTTTGAATCTTATCTGCCGCCTCCTGAATCCGATTTTCTCCTAACAATGATAAACCCGCTTGGACCGCCGAGGCTGCTATCTCAAGTGGAAATCGTTTGGTAACAGCCATCAGTTTCACCGCTTCTCGGGGGCGATTGCAGTGGCGGCAAGCAGCTTCGATACGCTCGTTTAGAGTGCTCAGGTTCTTGGTTAAAGAATGGCTAAGATGATCCATAAGAATTACTTTAAAAAGATTTGCTTATTAATTAGAAACAGTTATAGCTTAAATCATGCATATCGAAAACCTGAAGATCTTTTCCGATCTTGTAGAAAGCCAAAGTTTCTCTAAAGCAGCAAAACTGAATTCGATTACCCAATCTGCGGTGAGTCAACAGCTACGGGCGATGGAAAAGCACTTTAGTATTCTGATCATCGATCGAAGCCAAAAGCAGTTTAGGCTCACTCGTGAAGGGCAAAAGCTCTATGACTCGGCTAAGGAGATCCTGCATCGCTATGAGAAGCTTATCAGTGAGTTGCAGGAGATGAAAAAGATCATCAGTGGGAATATACATATCTCGACTATTTATTCGATTGGTCTGCACGAACTGCCTCCTTACATCAAAAACTTCCTGCAAAAATACCCTTCGGTAAACGTGCGCGTTGAGTATCGACGGTCCAACCTTGTTTACGAAGATATCCTTCATAATTCAGTGGATTTAGGGCTCGTTGCATTTCCAAACCAGATGCGTCAATTGGAGGTGATCCCGTTCCGAGAGGACGAACTCGTTCTCATTTGTCACCCTGGGCACGAATTGGCGAAGCAAGCTGAGGTAGCAATTGAAGATTTGAGGGACTGCAAAGTGATCGGCTTCGATCAGGATATTCCTACCAGAAAGGCTACTGATAGCATTTTTCGCGACCATCAGCTCGATTTGGAGCCGATCATGGAATTCGATAATATCGAGACGGTTAAACGGGCTGTTGAGATTGATGCCGGCGTGGCCATTGTGCCTCAGGCAACGGTACTTCAAGAGATTAAGCAGGGAACCATTCGCAGGGTAGGTCTAAAAGGCGGTAACTTCACTAGGCCCTTAGCTGTGATTCACCGGAAGGGGCGTGTACTTACACCTGCTATGAAGAAGTTCATCGAAATGCTGACGGGAGTAACTGCAGAAAAGGAAGAAGAAAAGAAGTAGACCTCGCGGTAGGATGAAGTGTCTTTAAAAAAAGGGCCTGGCAAAACCCCAGATGCCAAGCCCCCTTAATTTCTAACTTATGTACTACTACCTAACACATTTGTGTGGCGAACAACCACAACATGACTACAAACTTCTATTGTGTGTCTTCTAGCATCCGTGATGCCAATTTCACGGAAACGTAGAATCATTTCTATTTTTTACTGCGAATCAGATTTGGATAAACCTGAGACCTCGATCGCATGATCAATAATTCCTACTAGAGCATCTAGCTGCGGAAAAATGTACAGCTTCTGTTCGACCAAGCATAGAAAAATTCTTTCTTTTCCTGCCTTGATGACCTAGACCTGATTGTATGCCCACTGATCCGTTACTAGAAGTTAAGAACCTGCGCATAGTATTTGAGTCTCGCTCAGGACAAAACGAAGCGGTCAGAGGAGTCGATTTCACCTTAAATGCGGGAGAGACCCTCGCGGTAGTAGGAGAGAGTGGTAGTGGGAAATCAGTTACAGCGCTTTCACTATCTAAACTATTGCCGGGACCACCTGCCTGCCAGGTCAGTGGAAGTATCCAGCTGGAAGGAAAGGACATACTATCGCTGCCAGAGAAGGAGCTGTTGTCCGTCCGGGGAAAAGAAATCGCATATATTTTTCAGGAGCCTTCTACTTCATTGAATCCCTTCTTTTCCGTTGGCTATCAAATCGCAGAAGCCATCAAGCTGCACCGTCCCGAAGTGAAGGATGTGAAAGCTGAAGTGATTAATGCCCTCGACCTGGTTGGGATTCGGATGCCCGAAAAGCGATATAAGGATTATCCACACCAATTGAGTGGGGGAATGCAGCAGCGCGTCATGATTGCGATGGGACTCAGTTGCCACCCAAAGGTCTTAGTCGCTGACGAACCTACGACTGCTTTGGACGTGACCATTCAGGCTCAAATCATGGATTTGATGCAGGACCTGAAAGAGAAGCTCAATATGTCCATTATTCTCATCACTCACAATTTTGGTATCGTCGACGGTTTTGCGGACAAGCTGATCGTTATGTATCGTGGGAAAATTGTTGAAGCTGGAGAGACGACTCAGGTGCTTTCCAATCCTCAACATCCTTACACGCGCGCACTGATTGCCTGTATACCAAAATTGGGCGGGAATCGCGAACGACTTGAAACCATCGACCATAGCAAGCTTGCCGGTTAATCTATGTCTCTCATCGAAGTAAAAGATCTCAAAGTTCACTTCCCCATTCAGGAAGGATTTTTTTCGAAAACGAAACAGTTTGTTAAAGCCGTAGACGGCGTGTCCTTCA
This genomic stretch from Opitutia bacterium ISCC 52 harbors:
- the galK gene encoding galactokinase; translated protein: MPPNTGRMIDQVRELFRTSFGEEPTVIARAPGRIEFVGNHTDYNGGDVLGVAVEQGIVLAVRKRTDRLVKGVSHSIETAFEYSLDNLETRPKESSWSRYPLGVVWAIQEHGLKFEQGFDFAVISNVPSGAGMSSSAALELATAYAVLEESIHEFSRKDIVRICRYAENHYVGVPCGILDQGVSGFGKKDHLVFIDCKNESFENVPIPPNTHFWIFNTDVKHSLIDSLYSERFSECGEGFEVAKSLHPNIECLVDYPLNELDSLGEHLGSNPYRRVNHVLNENQRVKDVVKLLGEPEVDLHVTGRFLFDSHASSRDLFRNSTEELDYLVSLLEGYDQVFGARLTGGGFGGAVMAWTSAGFSETDANAVSCKYERRFGHPARIIHCESGDGAHITWKESSP
- a CDS encoding YggS family pyridoxal phosphate-dependent enzyme, which translates into the protein MDHLSHSLTKNLSTLNERIEAACRHCNRPREAVKLMAVTKRFPLEIAASAVQAGLSLLGENRIQEAADKIQRATFDARWELIGHLQSNKAQLAVQHFDAIQSVDSVKLARRLNRFSEEIGKELPILLQVNTGEDPGKFGFNTAETEGALEQILNMGALKIEGLMTIAPLPATLERATAAFENLRKLRDQLSEKTGKPLPELSMGMSGDLEAAIAAGSTCIRVGSALFGQRPV
- a CDS encoding 3-deoxy-7-phosphoheptulonate synthase, producing MSSESLPVSNHTQVTDVNVLSTISLPSPGQLRDRVPKSEDQAQFVSKSREEIEHIIFGDDSRLLVVVGPCSIHDVDAGIEYASRLKSLANELSDRLCIVMRAYFEKPRTSLGWKGLIMDPDLDGSCDLEKGLETARSFLSKLIEMEVPTATELLDPITPQYISDLISWSAIGARTTESQTHRQMASGLSMPLGFKNSIDGSMTAAINAIKAASGEQTFLGINQDGISSAVTTRGNKNCHLVVRGGTTGPNYEAEYISKYEGDLQKAGLKEAIMVDASHANSAKNHENQPKIVDSVIEQIQQGNHSIIGLMIESNLNAGNQKFPQPKEDLQHGVSITDACIDWETTVESLAKLHASLAPRFS
- a CDS encoding malate dehydrogenase → MNSPIRVAVTGAAGQIGYSLLFRIASGSMFGADQPVALNLVEIPQAEKALEGVMMELNDCAFPLLKDIKPALSPEKGFAGANWCLLVGSVPRGPGMERGDLLNINGGIFTGQGQAIQNNAASDVRTLVVGNPCNTNCLIAMNNAKDVPTNRWFAMTRLDENRAKTQLAQKAGVNVTAVSNMTIWGNHSATQYPDFYNAKINGTGAAEVIGDEAWLQDTFIPVVQKRGAAIIAARGSSSAASAANAVVDTVRSLTTPTPEGDWTSVCVASDGSYGVDEGLIASFPVRTDGNEWEIVQNVPLNEFGQSKLDATIDELRTERDMVRAML
- a CDS encoding HU family DNA-binding protein encodes the protein MNKAELILNVQKSLGGDTSKAQAERAIDAVLDAVKAGIKSAGKEVKMKGDASSAVAVQLVGFGTFSVARRNARSGVNPATGEKIKIKASKGVKFKPGAGLKGLL
- a CDS encoding transglutaminase-like domain-containing protein; this encodes MPIPTDTAARLKAIAGLLDDPSPSVRNALIDELVSHGTAGRAFLNELCKGSDLELRKHAIAVLETLDKDSPNNMFSRFIKSMNYELESGYFLLSRTEDPEIKITDFMERLDEMTLRCQTLFTSPLGPRDRCRILNRVIFHEYGFTGNRSDFDNPDNTFIHTLFETRKGLPISLSIVYLMVARRLELELEPVAIPGRFMVGCYLEVEPFFIDVFENGVFRSLEDLLRFLDVNELEADLGHFGPCPVGTVLCRCCRNLAHQYRLLFEDDKADLYQSFVTEFEAHFEKRSI
- a CDS encoding LysR family transcriptional regulator, whose translation is MHIENLKIFSDLVESQSFSKAAKLNSITQSAVSQQLRAMEKHFSILIIDRSQKQFRLTREGQKLYDSAKEILHRYEKLISELQEMKKIISGNIHISTIYSIGLHELPPYIKNFLQKYPSVNVRVEYRRSNLVYEDILHNSVDLGLVAFPNQMRQLEVIPFREDELVLICHPGHELAKQAEVAIEDLRDCKVIGFDQDIPTRKATDSIFRDHQLDLEPIMEFDNIETVKRAVEIDAGVAIVPQATVLQEIKQGTIRRVGLKGGNFTRPLAVIHRKGRVLTPAMKKFIEMLTGVTAEKEEEKK
- a CDS encoding prepilin peptidase, giving the protein MQEYIDSIESIAPWFFPILSFGLGACIGSFLNVCIYRIPEGLSIAHPPSRCGACGTPIPFHRNVPILAWIVLRGKAACCGAPFSIRYPAIEFLTGVLFLASWLLLPAPAAIAGMVWISILVATTFIDLDHMIIPNRFSIGGLIIGIILSALVPSIHHIQTEHALLAGIQGAFTAIQGALIGSAIILWIMILAELVLKKEALGFGDVKLMGAIGAFCGWQGAIFGLFGGAVLGTIAIMIIQLIKLVTPKKKTSEDDEGMIGREIPFGPMLAAGSLLYYLYLGPMVDDYFGQFSWVLTQ
- a CDS encoding ABC transporter ATP-binding protein, producing MPTDPLLEVKNLRIVFESRSGQNEAVRGVDFTLNAGETLAVVGESGSGKSVTALSLSKLLPGPPACQVSGSIQLEGKDILSLPEKELLSVRGKEIAYIFQEPSTSLNPFFSVGYQIAEAIKLHRPEVKDVKAEVINALDLVGIRMPEKRYKDYPHQLSGGMQQRVMIAMGLSCHPKVLVADEPTTALDVTIQAQIMDLMQDLKEKLNMSIILITHNFGIVDGFADKLIVMYRGKIVEAGETTQVLSNPQHPYTRALIACIPKLGGNRERLETIDHSKLAG
- the aroE gene encoding shikimate dehydrogenase → MKNDLSSSKLYAIEDLERWPKSGTSLAVLGHPVKHSLSPPMHNAALEELSKSNPSFSDWTYYKFDVSPDNLASAIKQFYEKGFRGLNLTVPHKILAAQWVNIGESEVELTEACNTLLWTPDGYTGYNTDLYGMTSAIENEFEIRLQDRDVILLGAGGAARAAAIACAKAGVQSLTLANRTIVRLDSIKGVLNKLRKRPTVDTCKLSEPLPNTSDKLLIINATSLGLKPEDPTPADLSNLPASTLVFDMIYNPARTALLKEAESLGMQATNGLGMLAYQGERSLSIWTQKNPSAKTMFDAARAGLNPT